The Micromonospora sp. NBC_00421 DNA window TGTGTACCAGGCGGTCACGGCCGGAAAGACCCCGGCGACACTGGCGACATGGTATGTCGACGACATCGACCGGATCGTTGACGAACTCGTCTCCTCCGGCGTCGAGTTCATCCGCTACGACCAGTTGGAACACGACGCCAAGGGCATCACCGCTCGGGCAGGCGGTGGACGTATCGCCTGGTTCCAGGACCCGGACGGCAACACCTTCGCCCTCGAAACCGACGACTGACAGATCCGATCACGCCCGGGTCGCGACGCCATTGGCGTTAGACTCCCCGGCCATGGGACTCCTCACCTTCAGCCTCAACCTCACCCTGGACGGCTGCGTCGACCACCAGGAGGGGATCGCCGACGACGAGACGCACGCCTTCTTCACCCGTCTCATGGACGAGGGCGGGGCGATGCTGTGGGGTCGCGTCACCTACGAGATGATGGAGAGTTCCTGGCCGGCCGTCGCCCGCG harbors:
- a CDS encoding VOC family protein; translation: MPLSAHHLRTSIAVSDIQRAVAFYEGRLGLPALHSGPSADIADGSRVYGSGGAPALNVYQAVTAGKTPATLATWYVDDIDRIVDELVSSGVEFIRYDQLEHDAKGITARAGGGRIAWFQDPDGNTFALETDD